The following proteins come from a genomic window of Trifolium pratense cultivar HEN17-A07 linkage group LG4, ARS_RC_1.1, whole genome shotgun sequence:
- the LOC123923664 gene encoding auxin-induced protein 6B-like, which translates to MGFRLNVIRQASLTANQTTSKSAEARKGYVAVYVGEKQKRFLIPISYLNQPLFQELLSQAEDEFGYDHPMGGLTIPCPEDVFQHITSHFKGL; encoded by the coding sequence ATGGGTTTCCGTTTAAATGTTATTCGACAGGCATCATTAACTGCCAACCAAACAACATCAAAATCTGCAGAAGCGAGAAAGGGCTATGTTGCAGTGTATGTTGGAGAGAAACAGAAGCGGTTTCTGATCCCAATATCATACTTGAACCAACCATTGTTTCAAGAGTTGTTGAGTCAAGCTGAGGACGAGTTTGGATATGATCATCCCATGGGTGGCCTCACCATTCCTTGTCCTGAAGATGTCTTTCAACACATAACTTCTCACTTCAAAGGGCTATGA